One window of Chryseobacterium culicis genomic DNA carries:
- the tyrS gene encoding tyrosine--tRNA ligase, translating to MNSFIEELKWRGLFADMMPGTDEQLNKEVTTAYIGFDPTADSLHIGSLIQIKILAHFQLHGHKPIALVGGATGMIGDPSGKSAERNLLDEETLLHYVDCLKNQLSKFLNFEGNEPNKAELVNNYDWMKNISFLDFAKNVGKNITVNYMMAKDSVKKRLSGDAGVDGMSFTEFTYQLIQGYDFLHLYQNNNVKLQMGGSDQWGNITTGTELIRRKAQGEAFALTVPLITKADGSKFGKSESGENYWLDKKKTSPYKFYQFWLNATDDDAERFIKFYTFLGKEEIEALIEEHKTAAHERKLQKRLAEEVTVWVHGREEYEKALKASEILFGRSTAEDLVSLDEETFLEVFDGVPQKEIAKTDVLGVNIVELLSEKSGFLKSKSEAQREIKGNAISVNKQKVNDTFTANETDLIDGKFLLLQKGKKSYFIVKVG from the coding sequence ATGAATTCCTTTATAGAAGAACTGAAATGGCGTGGTCTATTTGCCGATATGATGCCAGGAACCGATGAACAACTGAATAAAGAGGTAACTACTGCATATATTGGTTTTGATCCTACTGCCGATTCTTTACATATCGGAAGTCTTATCCAGATAAAAATTTTAGCTCACTTCCAGCTGCATGGCCACAAGCCGATTGCTTTGGTAGGAGGTGCTACAGGAATGATTGGAGATCCTTCCGGGAAATCGGCTGAAAGAAATCTTTTGGATGAAGAAACTCTTTTACATTATGTTGACTGTTTAAAGAACCAGCTTTCAAAATTCTTAAACTTTGAAGGAAATGAGCCCAACAAGGCTGAACTGGTTAACAATTACGATTGGATGAAGAATATTTCTTTCCTTGATTTTGCTAAAAATGTAGGGAAGAATATCACCGTTAACTATATGATGGCGAAAGATTCTGTAAAGAAAAGACTTTCCGGAGACGCAGGGGTTGACGGAATGAGTTTTACAGAATTCACGTACCAGCTCATCCAAGGATATGATTTCCTTCACCTATACCAAAACAACAATGTAAAGCTACAAATGGGAGGTTCTGACCAGTGGGGAAATATCACTACAGGAACAGAATTGATCCGTAGAAAAGCTCAGGGTGAAGCGTTTGCATTAACAGTTCCTTTGATTACTAAAGCGGATGGTTCTAAATTCGGGAAGTCTGAAAGTGGAGAAAACTATTGGCTGGATAAAAAGAAAACGTCTCCTTACAAATTCTACCAGTTCTGGCTGAATGCTACTGATGATGATGCTGAAAGATTCATCAAGTTCTATACTTTCTTAGGAAAAGAAGAAATTGAAGCTTTAATTGAAGAACATAAAACAGCAGCACACGAAAGAAAACTACAAAAGAGACTGGCTGAAGAGGTTACTGTTTGGGTACATGGAAGAGAAGAATATGAAAAAGCACTGAAAGCTTCTGAAATTCTTTTCGGGCGTTCCACAGCTGAAGATCTTGTAAGTCTTGATGAAGAAACTTTCCTTGAAGTTTTTGATGGAGTTCCTCAGAAAGAAATTGCAAAAACCGATGTTTTAGGAGTGAATATTGTTGAGCTTCTTTCTGAAAAATCAGGATTCTTAAAGTCTAAGAGTGAAGCGCAAAGAGAGATTAAAGGAAATGCAATCTCTGTAAACAAACAAAAAGTAAATGATACTTTTACCGCCAATGAAACGGATCTTATCGACGGTAAATTCCTATTATTGCAAAAAGGTAAGAAAAGCTACTTTATTGTAAAAGTAGGCTAA
- a CDS encoding RNA polymerase sigma factor, whose amino-acid sequence MNDEQLFLLIQKAKDKDQKAQTKLINVFWVDVFSFVMKKVRDENDADEITVNVFSKVLSKLDMFDPHFQFKTWILTIAQNTVIDFWRKKNRENEDAVENLDEVKNQYAKSPEELLISEEEQKKIIKTIESLDANYQDIIKLRFFEEKSIKEIAEELGISVANTKVRVMRAKKVLAELLKNNEFDDN is encoded by the coding sequence ATGAATGACGAACAGCTATTCCTGCTCATACAGAAGGCCAAGGATAAAGACCAGAAGGCCCAGACTAAACTCATTAATGTTTTTTGGGTGGATGTTTTCTCTTTTGTCATGAAAAAGGTGAGAGATGAAAATGATGCAGATGAAATCACCGTAAATGTTTTTTCAAAAGTATTGTCGAAACTGGATATGTTCGATCCTCATTTTCAGTTTAAAACCTGGATTCTTACCATTGCCCAGAATACAGTTATTGATTTCTGGAGAAAAAAGAACCGTGAGAACGAAGATGCTGTGGAAAATCTTGATGAAGTTAAAAATCAATATGCAAAATCTCCGGAAGAACTTCTGATTTCTGAAGAAGAACAAAAGAAAATCATCAAAACCATAGAATCTCTGGATGCCAATTACCAGGATATTATCAAATTGAGATTCTTTGAAGAAAAAAGCATCAAAGAAATTGCTGAAGAACTGGGAATTTCAGTAGCCAATACCAAAGTACGGGTAATGCGTGCTAAAAAAGTCTTAGCTGAGCTGTTGAAAAATAATGAGTTTGATGATAATTAA
- a CDS encoding ATP-binding protein produces the protein MKRLLVLLSLFLFFKLQSQQIIPLNEKAYIDSLQTITKGHLPDASKATASLLLSNYYRNSDSILSKKYLANGKLLAQSHPFISAKYYYYEGQYNLDRNKKKAAVSYQQAIRSLSKFKNEESDFLQALAWYSYGVSQKDKEGYIPLVKMILEKSIPLVEKYESNRNLGFLYTQLAVILTYNAQFKKAEDYNVKALKILEKHYPNSAELFFTYLNSANNFCYQANGDEAEKYLNKAEKLINPYPESSSNAFYYYSKTLLYITRQKNEEALPVIEKGIFYTQKYNQNLLAQMFYFNKYDILKKLKRYKEAKATLEDVLTEKSLTIDLNNRKTFYKQLSLLNEELGNTKEALLWEQKYSKLNDSLNTENVKLEINKLESKFNTAEKERKIATLNAEKNQKDLEVNKKNSYLWGMGLVLLLALSLLIFLFIIFRKNKKINEQKLNDIKQKEELSLTKAILDGEERERERIARDLHDGLGGMLAGVKINFSTWSSSHLNPEKDKEFYKILGQLDSSVSELRHVARNLMPESLLNFGLETAIQDLCEFYSRKNLDIDFQAIDIEKTLPLNIQLNIYRIVQELLANAVKHAEANNILLQCSQSGENFLITIEDNGKGFDKNRENTTKSMGLRNLKNRVNYLKGKMEINSDHQGTAINIELNIHGE, from the coding sequence ATGAAGAGATTACTTGTCCTGCTAAGCCTGTTTTTGTTTTTTAAATTACAATCCCAACAAATCATTCCGCTTAATGAGAAAGCTTATATAGACAGCTTACAAACTATTACAAAAGGTCATCTTCCCGATGCTTCAAAAGCAACGGCTTCTTTGCTTTTATCAAATTATTATAGAAACAGTGACTCTATTTTAAGTAAGAAATATCTTGCAAACGGAAAATTACTGGCTCAAAGCCATCCTTTTATCTCAGCAAAATATTATTATTACGAAGGACAATATAATCTGGACAGGAACAAAAAGAAAGCTGCAGTTTCCTATCAGCAAGCCATCCGGTCTTTATCAAAATTCAAAAATGAGGAATCTGATTTTCTTCAGGCTCTTGCCTGGTACAGCTACGGAGTTTCTCAAAAGGATAAGGAAGGTTATATTCCTTTAGTGAAGATGATACTTGAAAAAAGTATTCCTCTGGTTGAAAAATATGAAAGCAACAGAAATTTAGGTTTCCTGTACACTCAGCTTGCCGTGATTCTTACTTATAATGCCCAGTTTAAAAAAGCTGAAGATTATAATGTCAAAGCGCTGAAAATCCTCGAAAAACACTATCCAAATTCTGCTGAACTATTTTTCACCTACCTCAACTCTGCCAACAATTTCTGTTATCAGGCTAACGGAGATGAGGCTGAAAAATATTTAAATAAAGCTGAAAAACTCATCAATCCTTATCCGGAATCTTCATCCAATGCGTTTTATTATTACAGCAAAACTCTGTTGTATATTACCCGTCAAAAGAATGAAGAAGCTCTTCCTGTAATAGAAAAAGGAATTTTTTATACCCAAAAGTACAATCAGAATCTTTTGGCTCAAATGTTTTATTTCAACAAATATGATATTTTAAAAAAACTCAAAAGATATAAGGAAGCCAAGGCTACTTTGGAGGATGTTTTAACAGAAAAATCTCTGACCATTGATCTTAATAACAGAAAAACCTTTTACAAACAACTTTCTTTACTCAATGAAGAATTGGGAAATACAAAAGAAGCACTTCTATGGGAGCAAAAATATTCTAAGCTCAACGATAGTCTGAACACGGAGAATGTAAAGCTTGAAATCAACAAACTTGAATCTAAATTCAACACCGCTGAAAAAGAAAGAAAAATAGCGACCTTAAATGCTGAAAAAAATCAAAAAGATCTGGAAGTAAACAAGAAGAACTCTTATTTATGGGGAATGGGTCTTGTTTTATTATTAGCCTTAAGTCTTCTGATCTTCCTGTTTATCATTTTCAGAAAAAATAAAAAGATAAATGAACAGAAACTCAATGATATCAAGCAAAAGGAAGAATTATCACTGACGAAAGCCATCCTTGACGGGGAAGAAAGAGAAAGAGAACGTATTGCAAGGGATCTTCACGATGGTTTGGGCGGAATGCTTGCAGGGGTTAAAATTAACTTTTCCACCTGGTCTTCCAGCCATCTGAATCCGGAAAAGGATAAGGAGTTTTATAAAATCTTGGGTCAGCTGGATAGTTCTGTAAGTGAGCTGCGCCACGTTGCCAGAAATTTAATGCCAGAATCATTGCTTAATTTTGGTTTGGAAACTGCCATACAGGATTTGTGTGAATTCTACAGCAGAAAAAACCTCGACATAGATTTTCAGGCTATTGATATTGAAAAGACATTACCTTTGAATATCCAGCTTAATATTTACAGGATTGTACAGGAATTACTGGCTAATGCAGTAAAACATGCTGAAGCCAACAATATTTTACTTCAATGCTCCCAATCCGGCGAAAATTTTCTGATCACCATTGAAGATAACGGAAAAGGATTTGATAAAAACAGAGAGAATACCACCAAAAGTATGGGGCTTCGTAATCTGAAAAACAGAGTCAACTACCTGAAAGGAAAAATGGAAATCAATTCTGATCATCAGGGAACAGCAATTAATATAGAACTCAACATCCATGGAGAATGA
- a CDS encoding response regulator: protein MENEKINIVIVDDHPIVIEGLRMMLNSQPFFNVAGSFASGTETINFVRSEMADIILLDITLPDANGTELCREIKKISPNTSVIMFSNRSERSIIMQSIQNGASGYLLKNTSIDELVICIRGALSGDIVFCNETKLIISRPSQNEVPAPRLTKREKQILQMVAQGKTSNMIAEELFLSPLTVDTHRKNLLQKFHAKNSTELINRAVQQRMIEE, encoded by the coding sequence ATGGAGAATGAAAAAATAAATATTGTCATCGTAGACGATCACCCTATTGTGATTGAAGGACTGAGAATGATGCTGAACAGCCAGCCTTTCTTTAATGTAGCCGGAAGTTTTGCGTCCGGTACAGAAACGATAAACTTTGTCCGGTCAGAAATGGCAGATATTATTCTCCTGGATATTACGCTTCCCGATGCCAATGGAACAGAACTTTGCAGGGAAATAAAAAAAATATCCCCGAATACCTCAGTCATCATGTTCAGCAACCGTTCTGAAAGAAGTATCATTATGCAGTCTATACAAAACGGAGCAAGTGGTTACCTTCTCAAAAACACTTCTATTGATGAGCTGGTAATATGCATAAGAGGTGCGCTTTCCGGAGATATTGTGTTCTGCAATGAAACCAAACTGATCATCAGCCGTCCTTCTCAAAATGAGGTACCTGCACCCAGGCTTACGAAAAGAGAAAAACAAATACTACAGATGGTAGCTCAGGGGAAAACAAGTAATATGATTGCTGAGGAACTGTTTTTAAGTCCTCTTACTGTAGATACCCACCGTAAAAATCTGCTCCAGAAATTTCATGCAAAAAATTCCACGGAACTCATCAACAGAGCTGTTCAACAGCGTATGATTGAAGAATAA